Below is a genomic region from Catenuloplanes atrovinosus.
CACTCCGGTGCGGCATGCGGAGCGGATGATGTCGCTCGACAACGTGTTCAGTAAGGAGCAGCTTGCAATCTGGGTCGAAAGGGTCGTCCGGGACGCGGGCGGTCCGGTGCGGTTCATCTGTGAGCTGAAAGTGGACGGGCTCGCCATCAACCTGACCTACGAGAAGGGCCGGCTGGTCCGGGCGGCCACGCGCGGCGACGGCTACACCGGCGAGGATGTCACGGCGAACGTGCGCACCATCCGCGAAATCCCCGAGCGTCTCGCGGGCGACGACGTACCGGAACTGGTGGAGGTGCGCGGCGAGATCTACTTCCCGGTCGAGGCGTTCGCGGGCCTCAACGCGAGCCTGGTCGAGCAGGGCAAGGCGCCGTTCGCCAACCCGCGCAACGCGGCGGCGGGCAGTCTCCGGCAGAAGGATCCGCGGATCACGGCGTCCCGGCCGTTGCGCATGGTCGTGCACGGCATCGGCGCGCGGACCGGCTTCCAGCCGGTCAGTCAGTCCGAGGCGTACGAGGCGCTGCGGGTCTGGGGGCTGCCGACCAGCGACCGCTGGCGTCTCGTGGAGACGGCGGCGGAGATAGACGCGTTCATCGACGAGTACGCGAAGAATCGCCACTCGGTCGAGCACGAGATCGACGGCGTGGTGGTGAAGGTCGACGCGGTCTCCATCCAGGGGCGGCTCGGCTCGACCAGCCGGGCGCCGCGGTGGGCGATCGCGTTCAAGTACCCGCCGGAGGAGGTCACCACGGTCCTGCTCGACATCCAGGTCAACGTGGGGCGCACCGGGCGGGTCACCCCGTTCGCGGTGATGGAGCCGGTTCTGGTGGCGGGCTCGACCGTGGCGCTGGCGACGCTCCACAACGCACGCGAGGTCGAGCACAAGGGTGTGCTGATCGGCGACACGGTGGTGCTGCGCAAGGCCGGTGACGTGATCCCCGAGGTGCTCGGGCCGGTGCTGGACAAGCGGCCGGCGGACGCCCGCGCGTTCGTGATGCCCGCGCGCTGCCCGTCGTGTGACGCGGAGCTGGCGCCGGCGAAGGAGTCGGACATCGACATCCGATGCCCGAACACCCGGTACTGCGTCGCGCAGCGGCGCGGGCGCCTGGAGTACCTGGCCAGCCGCGAGGTGCTGGACATCGAGGCGCTCGGCAGCAAGTCCGCCGCCGCGCTCATCGACGACGGCGTCATCGCCGACGAGGGCGACCTGTTCGCGGTGGATGCGGAACGGCTGATGACGTCGCCGTTCTTCGTGAACAAGGACGGCACGCTCGGCAGCAACGCGCAGAAGCTGCTGGAGAACCTGGCCGAAGCCAAGCGGCGCCCGCTGTGGCGGCTGTTGGTCGCGCTGTCGATCCGGCACGTCGGGCCGAGCGCGGCCAAGGACCTCGCGCGGTCGTTCGGCTCGATCGAGGCGATCGCGGGTGCGAGCGTGGAGGAACTGACCGCGGTCGACGGCGTCGGCAAGACCATCGCGGAGAGCGTGGTCGAGTGGTTCCAGGTCGACTGGCACCGGGAGATCGTGGAGAAGTGGCGGGGCGCGGGCGTGGTGCTCGCGGAGGAGCGTGACCTCGACACGCCGCGGCCGCTGGAGGCGCTGACGATCGTGGTCACCGGCACGCTGGCCGGCTTCTCCCGCGACGCCGCGAAGGAGGCCATCGAGTCGCGGGGTGGCAAGGTGAGCGGGTCGGTGTCGAAGAAGACGCACTTCGTCGTGGTGGGGGAGAACCCGGGCAGCAAGGCGGACAAGGCGGTCGACCTGAAGGTGCCGATGCTGGACGAGGCCGGGTTCGCGGTCCTGCTGGACGAGGGGCCGGAGGCCGCGCGGGCCGTCGCGACCAATCGCGCGGAGGAGGAGAAGTCCGCCGACTGAAGTTGTCGGGCGAACGGATGATTGTTTCCTGCAACTTAGAGTTATCACAGCAGAACTCACGGTAATTGCGGGTGCTTATGACGTATATCAAGTTAGTCACGGCTACGCCCGTTTCATGCCTCGGTGGGCCGGTCCACCTATCGTGAATGCGGTCGACGCAGGCCTATCAGTCGACTGAGGCCT
It encodes:
- the ligA gene encoding NAD-dependent DNA ligase LigA: MAADEARDDGGVPEVDANAEVTAEQVAAAGPPPTAEASRRHAELSAELTDHQYRYYVLDAPTIPDAEFDALLRELEAIEREFPALRTPDSPTQRVGGTFSTLFTPVRHAERMMSLDNVFSKEQLAIWVERVVRDAGGPVRFICELKVDGLAINLTYEKGRLVRAATRGDGYTGEDVTANVRTIREIPERLAGDDVPELVEVRGEIYFPVEAFAGLNASLVEQGKAPFANPRNAAAGSLRQKDPRITASRPLRMVVHGIGARTGFQPVSQSEAYEALRVWGLPTSDRWRLVETAAEIDAFIDEYAKNRHSVEHEIDGVVVKVDAVSIQGRLGSTSRAPRWAIAFKYPPEEVTTVLLDIQVNVGRTGRVTPFAVMEPVLVAGSTVALATLHNAREVEHKGVLIGDTVVLRKAGDVIPEVLGPVLDKRPADARAFVMPARCPSCDAELAPAKESDIDIRCPNTRYCVAQRRGRLEYLASREVLDIEALGSKSAAALIDDGVIADEGDLFAVDAERLMTSPFFVNKDGTLGSNAQKLLENLAEAKRRPLWRLLVALSIRHVGPSAAKDLARSFGSIEAIAGASVEELTAVDGVGKTIAESVVEWFQVDWHREIVEKWRGAGVVLAEERDLDTPRPLEALTIVVTGTLAGFSRDAAKEAIESRGGKVSGSVSKKTHFVVVGENPGSKADKAVDLKVPMLDEAGFAVLLDEGPEAARAVATNRAEEEKSAD